The Lewinella sp. 4G2 nucleotide sequence CATCTTTCTCGGCGATCTGCTTCGCTACCGAGAGCGTATGTTGGATAAGTTCTTCGTAATCCGGAAGAACGGCATTGACGAAGCCTACGGACTTACCCTCGTCAGCACCCATCTTCCTTCCCGTCATCGCCAACTCAGTGGTCAGGCCGGGGTTAATGATGCGGGGCAATCGCTGCAGCGTACCAATATCCGCCACGATTCCAAAGTCGATTTCCTTCACGACGAAGTAGGCGTCCGCCGAACAATACCGGATGTCACACGCCGTAGCGATGGCGACGCCGCCGCCAATGCACCCACCCTGAATGGCCGCCAAAACTGGCTTATCACATTTAGCAATCGCGGTAATGTTACGTTGGATCTTGGCAATGAAGCCGGCCAACTTAGCCCTGGTCTCCGGGCCAACTGGCTGAGCCTGCGCCGCCAGACCGTGAAGAACGACGAGGTCCATACCGGCACACCAGTGTTTCCCCGTCCCCGTGAGGACAATAACGTTAACCTCATCGTTAGCACTCAATCCCGTGAACGTATCCTCTAGTGCTTGCCAGGCGGCTAGGTCCAGGCTGTTGGCCGTTGCAGCCCGATCAAAGTCGACCCGTGCTATCCGATCATTGATGGTGACTTTCATGATTCCTTACTTGTAGTTAGCGAGGCGGTCCGCTTGCCGCTGCATGGCGGCGACCATATCATCATGCAGACGCTCCACCAATTCGCTCACCGGCGGGTTATCGTGGATGGTAGCCACACCGTGCCCGGCGCTCCATAGATTCTTCCAGGCTTTTGCTTCGTGCTCGGCGCCGAAGTCGGCCTTGGCTTTTTGGTCCCACATATCTTTAGTGATACCGGCAGCCTCCAGACTGCCGACCATCCAGTTTGCGGGGATGCCAGAGACGGAGGCGGTATAGATGATCTCTCTGCTGCCCGAATCGATGATCATTTGCTTATAAGCTTCATCCGCGATGGCCTCCTGAGTGGCGATGAAGCGTGTCCCCATATAACAAAGGTCAGCCCCCATTTGAAGAGCGGAAGCGATGTCGTCACCGGTACTGATGGCTCCACCCAGCAATACAACCCCGTCAAACATCTTGCGAATCTCGGCTACGAAGGGCATGGGGTTCAGCGTGCCGGCGTGACCACCGGCTCCGGCGGCAACGCAGATCAGTCCGTCGCACCCAGCATCGATCGCCTTTTGCGCGTGGTAGGTATTGGTCACGTCGTGGAAGACCAATCCGCCGTAACTATGGACGGCATCGACAACGTCTTTCACCGCACCGAGGGAAGTAATCACCAGTGGTACCTGTTGGCGGACGATCACTTCCAGATCCGGCATTACGCGTGGATTGGTTTTGTGGACAATCAGGTTGACACCGTAGGGCGGAAGCTTCTTCCCCGTGGCCTTTTCTTCAGCAGCAAGAGCACTTTTGATCTCAACCAGCCATTCTTCGAAACCTTCGGTTGTCCGATTATTAAGCGCTGGAAAAGTACCGAGGATTCCTGCCTTACAGCATTCAATCACGAGCTGCTGGCGGCTAACGATGAACATGGGGCTCGCCACGACGGGCGTTCTAAGATGGAGGGAGTCAAGAATTTGCTGGCGATCTTTCATGGCTCCAAGGTACAGCACAGTTTGCGAAAATTCGCTGGCTCTTGCACCGGGCATATGGCCTTCCTAAAATTGTTGCCGCAGGTACTTTGTCGTAAGATACTCCTCAATCCCGTAGGGACCTCCCTCCCTACCAAAACCGGACGCCCCTACCCCACCGAAAGGAGCACGGTGATCTGAGATGGCTCCGGTGTTGATCCCTACCATCCCGCTATGCAGGGCGGCGGAAACTCGGCGGATTTGGCCCACATTATTGCTGTAGAAATAAGCGGCGAGGCCGGCATCCGTATCGTTAGCCATTTCAAGTGCTTCCCGCTCAGACGCAAAGGTGGTGATGGCAACGACCGGCCCGAAGATCTCCTGGCGCCACAAATCCATTGAGGGCTTGCACCCGGTCAGCAAGGTTGGTTCGAAGTAGGTGCCGCCCAGAGCGGAGCGCTTCCCACCCATTACGAGTTGGGCACCCTTTGTAACGGCATCAGCAATCAGGTCGTCTACCTTTTTGGCGGCCGCTTCGTTGATGAGGGGGCCAATGTCGGTTCCATCCTTATTACCTGGTCCAACGATTAAAGCTGCCATTCTATCCATCAATTTTTCCGTGAAGGCATCTACGAATTTTTCGTGCACCAAAAAGCGGTTGGGGCAGATACAGGTCTGGCCGGCGTTCCGAAATTTTCCTTGCATCGCACCTGCGACAGCGCCATCTAAATCAGCGTTCTGAAACACGATGAATGGTGCATTTCCACCCAATTCTAGTGAAAGGCGTTTTAATGTCTCGGCACTCTCGCGCATCAGGAGTTTACCTACGGCCGTGGAGCCCGTGAAACTCAGTTTACGTACTACCATGGAATCAAGTAGAACTTGTGCCAAGGGAGTAGGATTTGAAGTCGGTAACACGTTTACGACGCCAGCCGGTACGCCCGCTTGCTCAGCCAGCACCGCCAGGGCGAGTGCAGTGAGTGGCGTATCCTCCGCGGGCTTGATGATGACGGTACATCCAGCGGCGAGGGCCGGAGCCACTTTACGGGCAATCATTGCCAACGGGAAATTCCAGGGAGTGATGATGGCGACGACGCCTACGGGAACTTGGTGGATGCGGCTTTCTGAGTTTGGCCCATTCGTAAGCAAATCACCGGCGATGCGTTCCGCTTCGGCCGCGTAGTAAGCCAGGTAATTCGCGCCGTAGCGTACCTCACTTGCCGCTTCTCCCAGTGGCTTACCTTGTTCCGCCGTCATCAGCGATGCCAATGAATCATGATGTTTATCTACCTCATCGTACCACGCCCGCAAGATGCTTGCCCGCTCCGTTGCCGGCCGTAATTTCCAATCCTCCAAAGCGCTGGCCGCTACCTCGATAGCTTGCCTGGCTTCCGGCGCGCCACAATCCGTGACCATCGCAATACGCGCTCCAGAAGCCGGGTTAGTGACGGCGAAGGACTTGGCCGTAGTACTATCAACCCAGGCTCCACCAATGTAAGCTTGATTTCGGACCAACATATTGTCTGTTCGGTTTTGTGAGTAAGTCATATCAGAGTTTCGTGTGATCAAATAGGGCGCTGCCGCAGGTGCCACAATCCGGACCGAGATGCAGGACCATACGTTACTGATCCAAAATCCAGCTTCAGCAAGGTACTCTTCCTTTTGTTTGAAAACTGGTAAAAATGGGGAATCGCGGACCCGGATAAATGGCTCAAACTTCCAATCGATTGCGCGTCGAGGGAGGGCAAGTAATACCCAAATGAGGGGTGGATAAGCACGGAAATAAATTGAATCGTGTCGCGCAAATGGCAGCGTTTAGAAGGGTTTCAACGTATCATTGTCACACTCCCTAGTATCAATCTAGGTCGGTAATATCACCTTGATGTGTCGAGTTAGATTAGTTTGAAGATCATGTATAAAGACTTGTTTTCACTGAGCAGCTTGCTGCTGACCACCACCTTGTTTTTGAGTTCTCCCGCTGCCATTTTTGCTGCTAGCGGGTCTGACTCTGCAACAATTGTCCCCGTCCGTACCGTGACGGGAACGGTCACTGATGAAGAGACCGGAGAGCCCCTCATTGGCGTAAACATCATCGTGCAGGGCACCAGTACTGGTACGGTAACGGACTTTGACGGTAACTACAGCCTTTCCGCCGAAGCGGACGACGTGCTCGTATTCAGTTACCTATCCTACCTAACCAAAGAACTTAAGGTGGGCAACCGCGCCGTGATGAACGTGGAGCTTGCCCCCAATAGCAGCCAGCTTGATGAAGTGGTAGTTATCGGTTACGGTACGGCCAAGCGCTCCGACGTAACGGGCTCACTTTCAAGTATTGGTGAGGAAGAGCTACGGGAACTTCCGGTTCAGGGTTTGGATCAAGCCATTCAGGGCCGAGCGGCAGGTGTTCAGGTGACGCAAAACTCAGGTGCCCCCGGTGGCGCCGTATCCATTCGTATTCGTGGTATTGGTTCTACGCTGACGGCGGAACCGCTGTACGTGATTGACGGTGTACCCGTAGTAAATGACAATAGCGTTAGCCGCTCACAGTACGATGGTGTTGAAGGCAGTGTACAGGCGTCCAATACGCTCAATACCATCAACCCAAACGATATTGAATCCATCGAAATCCTCAAGGACGCCTCCGCTACGGCTATTTACGGAGCTCGGGGCGCGAATGGTGTTGTATTGATTACGACTAAGCGCGGAAAAGCCGGTAAGAGCAAAATCTCCTTTGAGTCTTACATCGGCCGCCAAACCCTGGCTACAAAGGTTCCCGTTTTAGACTTGCGCCAGTACGCTGAATACTACACGCGCATTGGGTACGAAGACATTGAAGAATTTCAGGACCTGGAGCTACTCGGCAGAGGTACCGATTGGCAGGACGAGATCTTCAACCCCGCCTACAACCGCAATGCGCAGCTGACGCTGAGCGGCGGTAGCGAAAGAACGCAGTTTGCCGTATCTGGTGGCTTTACCCGCACGGATGGCATCGTTATTGGCTCCGCCTTCGACCGCTTTAGTGGAAAGATCAACCTGGATCATCAAATCAACGATAAAGTCCGGGTGGGTAATTCTCTGCTGGTAAGCCGGACTACGGAGAACATCAGTTTCAACGATAACAGCCGTGGTGTCGTCTTTTCGGCACTCACTTTTGCCCCGGCTGCTCCGGTACGGAATGCCGACGGTAGCTTCGCAGGCCCGCAGGAGGAAATTCAGTTGTTGTTCCAGAACCCGGTTTCCCGGGCACTCGAGACGGAGGACATCAACCGGAAAACCCGCTTGCTCGCTAACTTCTACCTCGAGGCGGACCTGTTCCCCTGGTTAAAGTACCGGACCGAAGCGGGTACAGACCTCCTATTTGCCAGCCAGAGCACCTTCCTGCCTGCCTTTAGCCGGGGGATCGTTTCTCAGCGTTCCAGCTTGCGTTTGGGGGAGAACAAGAACCGCTTTTGGATCAACAAGCACCTGCTGACCTTTGACAAGCAACTGAACGAGAACAACCGCATCACCGTACTCGCCGGCTTCGAGGCACAGGAAGGTGGCTACGAATTCAGTTCCGCCAGCCGACTGGACTTACCGAACAACGAAAATATCGCCCTGAACCTGGGTAATGCCGCCGTTCAGGATAACAACGGTGGCGCGGGTGACTTCGCCCTCGTTTCCTACTTCGGCCGCGCTAATTACTCCTTCAGCGACCGTTACCAGGTCACGGCCACTTTGCGGACGGATGGCTCCAGCCGTTTTGGACCAAACAATCGCTACGGTGTATTCCCTTCCGCCGCCTTTGCCTGGCGGGTAAGCAACGAATCCTTCCTGGCTAACTGGGAAAAGCTGGACAACCTTAAGGTCCGGATCGGTTACGGTGGTACGGGCAACCAGGAAATTGGTTTCTACAGCTACCAGAGTACGGTGGGCCAGTACACCGCCGTACAGGGAGACCAAATTACGGGTGCCTTTACACTAAATAACATCGCTAACCCGAACGTGAAGTGGGAAAGCAGCGTGCAAACCAACCTGGGTATCGACATCGGACTCTTCAACAACCGTCTGGAGATCATTGCAGATGTATACAGCCGCAAGGCCGAAGACAATCTGCTACCCGCCCTGCTGCCGGGTACGACTGGCGGACTTTCCGCACCCTTCGTAAACGTTGGAGAAATCCTTAACCAAGGATTTGAACTGACTATCAATACGCAAAACACCACCGGTGCCCTCGATTGGAGCACATCGTTCAACTTCACCCGCAGTACTAATGAAGTAAAGAACCTGGGTGATAACGGTAGCCTGGTAGCCAGCGTAGAAGGCATCCCAGTGACGCGGACTGTTGTTGGTCGCCCCATATCTCAGTTCTACGGGTACGTGCGGGAAGGCATTTTCCAAAGCGTAGCGGAGGTAGCAGAGGCCCCATTCCAAAGCGCCGATACGCGCGCGGGTGATATCAAATTTGCGGACCTGAATGACGATGGTGTCATTGATGCAGCGGACCAAACCTTCATTGGCAACCCGCTACCCGACTTTACGGCAAACATCAACAACCGCCTCTCCTACAAGGGTTTTGACATGAACTTCCTGTTCCAAGGAGTCTTCGGTAATGACCTACTTAATCTCGTCCGTCGCCGGACGGATCGGTTTGAAGGATTTGGTAACCAGTCGATCCGCGCGCTGGAGGTCTGGACGCCGACAAATCCGTCTACTACGGAACCACGGTCGGCCTTCTTCGACCCAAATAACAACACTCGCATCTCCACGCGTTTTATTGAGGATGGAACGTTCGTCCGCCTCAAAAACATCTCCTTAGGATACACCTTCCCTCAGCTGCTACTGAAGAAAATGAAGATGGAAAACCTCCGGGTATACCTGTCCGGCCAGAACCTGGTCACGTGGACGGAATACTCCGGTTACGACCCCGAGGTAGGCTCATTCAACCAGAACCCGCTCATTAACGGAGTGGATAATGGTCGTTACCCCTTAGCTCGTTCGGTCACTTTCGGTCTGAATGCGAATTTCTAGCAGTACCTTATTTGTGCATTTACAATAAATCATCATGCTTAAGAAAACACTTTTACTTACAGGCTTAGCCTTTTCCGTCTTCAGTTGCGGGGAAGAGTTTCTTGACCGCCAGCCCATCGATACGGTCGCAGAAGATAACTTCTTCCAAAACCAGAAGGAGGTCGATTTAGCGACACTGGCCATCTACACTGCCCTTCAATCTCAGGGTTACTACGGTGAGGCCTGGTCGGTAGAAGAGCTTCCCAGCGATGATGCCCGCCGGGCGGGAGGTGACGCAATCGACAACTTCGCGACCAACGCCAATAACGGTAATATTGCTTCATACTGGAACGCACATTACCGGGCAATTACGCTGGCGAACATCGTCATCAATAAAGCTCCTGAAGCGACTATGACCGACGAGGAGCGTGCCGCACTCATTGCGGAAGCTCGCTTCCTTCGGGGCATCTCCTACTTCAACCTTGTAAGGGTTTACGGTGGCGTACCGATCATTACCGAAATCCCCAAGATTGAGGATGACCTACTGCCTTCGCGGAATTCCGTCGACGAGGTATACGCATTTATTAAAGCGGATCTCGAACCCGGCACGACGGATCTTCCCATTTCTACCGAGAATAGCCGCGCCACCATCGGTGCAGCCAAAATGTACCTGGCCTACGTGCACCTCACCCTTGGTGAGCATGAGGAAGCTAGCGCCCTGGCTAAAGACATTATTGACTCCGGTGTCTACTCTCTGCTAGAAGACTACGGCGATCTTTGGGACCCCAATATCTCCGATAACAACGCGGAGTCCATATTCGAGATTCAGTACGCTGGCTGTCGCAACTGGGGGACGGGTAACATGCGTCAGGCATTCTTTGCTCCCTTTGGCCAGGACATCACCCGAGCTGGTGATGGTTGGGGTGTAGTGCTTCCCACTACTCCACAGACGGGCGCTTCCGGTACTACCTCGCAGGATATTTGGGAGGACGGTGACCTTCGCCGTTACTGGACGCTCATGGAAGCGGGCAACGAATACAAAGACATCAACCCCGGTGAAGGTTACATCTACCCAGATAATGGTGCCGGTGGATCTGGTGCCAACATCAAAAAGTACGTCATCGGCGGCGGCCCGGATGTTTGCTTTATGAGTACTCCCCAGAATGCCAGCCTGATGCGGCTTTCCGATGCCTACCTCGTATACGCTGAGGCCGAAGCCAACAAAACCGGTGGAGTTTCTCTCGACCCGCAGGTGCTGGAAGTATTCAATGCTATTCGCATCCGCGCTGGATTAGAGCCACTGGAGGTTATTACGTTAGAAGACATTGATCTTGAGCGCCGCCGCGAATATATGTTTGAAGGCAAGCGCTGGTTCGACATCAAGCGTAAGGGTGATGAAGCTGCCGTTTCGCTCATGCGTTTGGCCGGTAAGACCCTCACCGTCGAGAAATTGGTGCAACCACTTCCCGCGAACGAACTGGAGCTCAACCCGAATCTGACGCAGAACCCGGGTTACTAATTATCAAATAGACGTCACCCACTACGTCGGCATTAGGCGGACGTAGTGGGCCACAAACTCTTGCGTTTCCTATACTAGACTTACACATTCATGCAACTACGGCATACCCTTCTATTAGCTTTCTTGCTTCCTATCGTGTTCTCCATAACGTCCTGTGACAACACGCCGGAGCCGGAATTCATTTCCGTGGAACCAGAATTCGGTTCTGAGGAGGAGTTAATTGTCCTCAAAGGCAATAACATTGGAGAGATTCGTGAGCTGTTGTTCAACGGCACGCCGATTGCCTTCAATACGGCTTATAACTCCGACGTCGCCCTACTCTTTCGTGTTCCCGTCGGGACGCCACTGGGAGAGACTACGGTGACGGTGCGTACGGATGGTGGGTCCTTCACCTTCCCATTCCTGGTATCCGAGTTACCTCCCGGCATTCAGTCCTTTAGCCCCAGAAGTGCGGACCCGGGTGATACCCTCACGATCCTCGGTGAAAACTTCTTTGCTCCACCGTTGAAAGTGTGGTTCCGTACGGGTGAGCCACCCATGGATGAAATGGAACGCCGTGACAGTATTGAGGGAGAGATCCTTTTTGCCGCGGAGGATAGCATGGTGGTAATCGTCCCGGAAGGTGTCGTATCTGGCTTTCTCGTGGTACAAGCAAACGGTGGCAACTTTGAATCGAACGTTGCATTCCGCACATTTACCCGTCGCCTCATCACTGACTTTGATGGCAATGGCTTCATTCCAACCACCACCGACCTCCGTTTGAAAGGGTCAACTGACCAACGGGCGGGTACGGTAGCGCTAATTAAAAACTCTTTCCCCTCCCCCATTGACGGAAATTTCCTTCAGTTGTCAGGCGTAAAAGAGGCTGGAGGATTCGTCGGCAGCGCGGAATCACTGATTACCGCTGAATCCGACTCCATTGGAATTACCTCCACCGTGACTAACACTTTTGTGGAAATAGACGTCAATAGTAACGGGCGCCGCGATACCTGGTTAGGCATTAGTTTCAAGGAGCTCGCTGGTAACCCCGGTGACTTTACGTTTGCCATCAGGCTCAATGATCCGGGGTGGACAACGCGCCAGATCCCGCTAGTGAATTTCAAGAACTTTAACGGCAATGTTGTAGACCCCGGTAAGATTGTTGCTTACAAGGTCCAACTTTTGGATAGTGACGATACCGGCGCCCGCGTCGAGATCAACGTGGACAACCTCAAGCTAGTAGAGCAACAGTAGCGCCGTTGCAGCTCATTTGGATCAAAATTCATTCCATGTGAGCTACCAATATCGAATCAATTAAGGTCCCACTTCGGGGGCACCTTCAACCTTTATACTTTAATCGCTTTTTAAAACTCAAGTAGCATGCAAAAACTCTTACTCATTTGCCTCGCCCTCTGCTTTTCGGCAGGAATGGTGGCGCAACCAATCTACGTCGATCAGTTCGACGACGGTGTCGTATCCGATGCCATGAACACCAACTTCGCCATTGCGGAGGCTAACAATGAAACAACCATCACCGGTCTGGGTACCAACGGCGCTTTCGCCGGTGTTTACTTTGACTTTGGTGGCCAGTTTGACATCACTGAATCCCCAAGCCTTTTTGTTCGCGCAAAGGCCAGTGAAGATGGAACGCCATTACGTTTCGACCTCGTCGATGGTGACGGCACCTTCAGTAACATGCAGCCCATCACGGTTGAGGTGACTACGGACTACGTTGTTTACGAATTCGACTTCTCCACCGTGAGCAATCCGGATGTAGACCTGTCCACCATTCAGGCTACGTTCATGTACCCGGACCCAACGTTCCCAGGTTTCACCGCTGTAGTAGCACTGGACTTCATCGCTCTCGGTGAGGCGCCTTTCGTAGCTCCTATGTCCGACATTTACCAGGACTTGATGGACAGCGACTCTTCCGCGGCCAACTTTGGCTTCGTTCCCGATCCCTTTACCGTTAGCCGTACGGCGGATGAGAATGGTGAATTGACGCACGTTTCCATCAGTGGTGACGGTACTTCCGGTGAATTCCAGCCATTAGCCTACCAGATCCGCCCCGCTCCCGATTACCTGCTGACGCCGGTGGACATGACGGACGAGCCTTCGATCTTCATCAAAGCTCGTGCAGCAACCGCAGGTACGGTCTTCCGGGTTGACATTCAGGACATTGATAACCTGAGCTCCAACCTCCAGGCGGTCCGTTTCGAATTGGCGGATACTTTCCGCGTATTCGAGTATTCTTTTGAAGAAGCCAACGCTATCGCATTCCCAGGTACTGCGTGTACGGAAGAGAATCTTCCCTGTGCGCTTGACCGTGAGAACATTAAAGAACTGCTGATCTACATCGATCCGGGCACCGGTGCCTTTGCCGGCCAGATTGACATTGACTACATTAGCTTCGGTGTTTCTCTTGACCCACCAGAGCCCGCGGCCCCTCAGATCTACGTTGATGATTTTGACAACGACCGCGTGGACTTTACCGGCCCGACGGAAGGATTCGAAGTATCTGAGTCTGGTGGCTCACTGAACATCGCCGGTAACGGTACCTCTTCACAGTTCGGTACGATCTCTTACGACTTCAACGACCCAAGTGATGACCAGGATACGGCCCGCGTTGCTCGTCTGCTTGACTTCACGGAAGCACAGAACAAGCTCTTCATCCGTGCCCGTACGGACGGTGCACCGCAAACCCTACGTATTGACGTAGCGGATACGACTGGATTGTCATCCTCCAACAACACGACGATCGTCAAGACGATCTCCAGCGAGTGGCGTACTTACGAGTACAACTTCAGCGGCAACTACACTGACTTCGGTTACGGTGGTGCTGAGGGTTGTTCCCCTGACACCCCTTGCCCCGTTGATGCTACGGCCATTAAGAGCATCTTCATGTACGTCCGCCCCGGTGTAGGTATGTTCGAAGGTAACATTGAAATTGACTACATCTCCATCGGCCAACCCATCGAAGGGCGTGACGTGGAAAGCGCTGTAGGTATCGTCAACTTTAGCGATACGCTGGCTAATGCAGCCGGTGCGTTTGAAGTACGTGGTAGCGGCCTTGCTGCAGCTGTGGACAACGACATCCTGACCATTACTGGTGACGGAACAGCTACTCCATTCCAGCAGGTTCGCTTGAACCTTCAGGATGCCGACGGTGGCGCCGCTAAGGCTGACCTTGTCGGTTCCAGCAACACACTGTTTGTTCGCGCTCGCGTACGCAACCTGGCCGAAGGCGATGAAGGTGTTGATATCCGCATCGATATGGCGGACGAAGCAGGCTTTGAATCTACCAACGCCGGCTCCGAGCAAACCATCATGGGTGAGGAGTTCGCTAACTACCGCTTTACTTACGGTGGCGCCAGCTTCGAAGATGGGGGATACGGTGGTACTGCCTGCTCCATGGGCCCTTGCCCAGTGGACGGTCAGCGCATCACGGCGATCGTAATGTACCCGGATGATGGTGAAGGCCTCTTCTCCGGTGACATCGACATCGAATGGATCAGCTTCGGTCAGGAGATCATGGAATCTACCACTGCTGTCCGTGACTTCGCCCAGCTGGATATGCTCCGTTTCTTCCCGAACCCTGCTACTGATCAGCTCGGTGTAGAGTTTAACCTGCCTACGGCAAGTGACGTACACGTATCCATCTTTGACGGCCTCGGCCGCCGGGTGATCAACCGTGATCTGGGTGTTCGCCAAGGAGGTAACAACTTCCAGGCACTTGACGTCAGCGACCTCGCCGTTGGTACTTACCACGTACAGATGGTCGTAAACGGTCAGGCGGCTCGCGCAGTTACTATCCTGAAGCGGTAGTACTTACTGATGCCATCGCATTAGCTTCGAGCTATTGTACCGGTAAATGAAATGCTCCATTCCTTGCGGGATGGAGCATTTCTATTTTGGGATACTTCGAAAGCTGAATTGCGCATTGCCTCTTACAGCGTCAGCAGAATCAAGCAACCGCTACGCTTCCAGCACAACTTTATCGAAAGGGTTCAAACCAACGCCCGTTACCTGGGCTTCAGCCTCGATGCGGAACTCGGAGGAAGCGTTGCGGGTTTTCTTAGCGACCCAGGCTAGCCCCTTAAAGAGTGGGTTGCGACGTCCAAATTCTTCCACCGGCGAACTGATCCGGACGAAGGGGAGCACAAAATCCACATCAACGGGTACGCCGCCGCCCGGGACCTCTACCTTCCTGCGAATTACTTCTTCGCCGAGTTGGTATTCGTCTACCAACACGTCTTCGTCGCGGCCGCGGGAGTACTTTTCAATGAGCGCCAGTTTGAATGCCGTTACGGTTTGGCTGTGTTTACTCGTCAGCCGAATCGTTCCCGACACCCTACCCTGCTCGGGGCTGAATTCAGGTGGGACGATGAGCTCCAGCTTTACGCCTTCGATGCCCAGCCATTGTTTTACTTTACCAATCATAGCTTCAAGTTAGTACCGCAACCGAAAGAGTGGGCGTTACGTATAGACAAACGTGGGAAAGTCCTCGACGGTTGGTTACCTTGCCCGCCCGGCGGCGACCACTTATTCTCGCCAATTTCATTGCACCCGCGGCAGCGCCCTTGTTCACCCCAAATATTACTGGATGGATCTCATCACGAACGACCAGGTTAGAGACTTAGGAAATTTTGAATTGTTGGCCAGGCAGGTCGTCGAGGGTTTCATCATTGGGCTGCATAAAAGCCCCTTTCACGGGTTTAGCGTAGAGTTCGCCGAGCACCGCATCTACAACCAGGGGGAACCGATGAAGAACGTAGACTGGAAGGTGTATGCACGAACGGATAAGATGTACACCAAGCGCTACGAGGAGGAGACGAACCTGCGGTGCCAGATAGTGATCGATACCAGCTCCTCCATGTACTTCCCCGAAGTGACGCAAACCAGTGAGGACTACATCAACAAGATCCGCTTCAGTGCCCTGGCCGCCGCGAGCTTAATGAATTTATTGAAGAAGCAGCGAGATGCGTTTGGACTCAGCACCTTCGACGAAACGGTGGACATCCACACCCGGCCAAAGTCCAGCACGACCCATTACCGGCTCCTGTTGACTTACCTGCAGAATATCATTGATAACCCTACCCGCGACGTGAACACGGCTACCGCCGATGCGCTCCACCAGATTGCGGAAAGTATCCACCGCCGTTCACTGGTCATCATCTTCAGTGATATGTTTGACGACGGCGAACGTGAAGCGGATCTGTTTGCGGCGCTACAGCACTTGAAACACGCCAAGCACGAAGTGGTGCTTTTCCATACCGTCGACAAGAAAAAGGAGATTGATTTTGAATTTGAAAACCGGCCCTACGAATTCATCGACATGGAAAGCGGCGAGCGCGTTAAGCTGCAGCCCAATCAGGTCAAAGAATATTACGTAGAACAAGTCGTCGCGTACAAAGAGCGACTGCGCATGAAGTGCCTCCAGTACGATATTGACTACGTCGAGGCAGACATCAACGCTGGCTTCCGTCCGGTACTACAGCAGTACCTGGTGAAGCGCAACCGCATGAATTAG carries:
- a CDS encoding enoyl-CoA hydratase-related protein gives rise to the protein MKVTINDRIARVDFDRAATANSLDLAAWQALEDTFTGLSANDEVNVIVLTGTGKHWCAGMDLVVLHGLAAQAQPVGPETRAKLAGFIAKIQRNITAIAKCDKPVLAAIQGGCIGGGVAIATACDIRYCSADAYFVVKEIDFGIVADIGTLQRLPRIINPGLTTELAMTGRKMGADEGKSVGFVNAVLPDYEELIQHTLSVAKQIAEKDAAAITGIKHQLAYAADHNLENSLEAVAHYSAGVMMRKLS
- a CDS encoding nitronate monooxygenase family protein; its protein translation is MKDRQQILDSLHLRTPVVASPMFIVSRQQLVIECCKAGILGTFPALNNRTTEGFEEWLVEIKSALAAEEKATGKKLPPYGVNLIVHKTNPRVMPDLEVIVRQQVPLVITSLGAVKDVVDAVHSYGGLVFHDVTNTYHAQKAIDAGCDGLICVAAGAGGHAGTLNPMPFVAEIRKMFDGVVLLGGAISTGDDIASALQMGADLCYMGTRFIATQEAIADEAYKQMIIDSGSREIIYTASVSGIPANWMVGSLEAAGITKDMWDQKAKADFGAEHEAKAWKNLWSAGHGVATIHDNPPVSELVERLHDDMVAAMQRQADRLANYK
- a CDS encoding NAD-dependent succinate-semialdehyde dehydrogenase encodes the protein MLVRNQAYIGGAWVDSTTAKSFAVTNPASGARIAMVTDCGAPEARQAIEVAASALEDWKLRPATERASILRAWYDEVDKHHDSLASLMTAEQGKPLGEAASEVRYGANYLAYYAAEAERIAGDLLTNGPNSESRIHQVPVGVVAIITPWNFPLAMIARKVAPALAAGCTVIIKPAEDTPLTALALAVLAEQAGVPAGVVNVLPTSNPTPLAQVLLDSMVVRKLSFTGSTAVGKLLMRESAETLKRLSLELGGNAPFIVFQNADLDGAVAGAMQGKFRNAGQTCICPNRFLVHEKFVDAFTEKLMDRMAALIVGPGNKDGTDIGPLINEAAAKKVDDLIADAVTKGAQLVMGGKRSALGGTYFEPTLLTGCKPSMDLWRQEIFGPVVAITTFASEREALEMANDTDAGLAAYFYSNNVGQIRRVSAALHSGMVGINTGAISDHRAPFGGVGASGFGREGGPYGIEEYLTTKYLRQQF
- a CDS encoding TonB-dependent receptor, producing the protein MYKDLFSLSSLLLTTTLFLSSPAAIFAASGSDSATIVPVRTVTGTVTDEETGEPLIGVNIIVQGTSTGTVTDFDGNYSLSAEADDVLVFSYLSYLTKELKVGNRAVMNVELAPNSSQLDEVVVIGYGTAKRSDVTGSLSSIGEEELRELPVQGLDQAIQGRAAGVQVTQNSGAPGGAVSIRIRGIGSTLTAEPLYVIDGVPVVNDNSVSRSQYDGVEGSVQASNTLNTINPNDIESIEILKDASATAIYGARGANGVVLITTKRGKAGKSKISFESYIGRQTLATKVPVLDLRQYAEYYTRIGYEDIEEFQDLELLGRGTDWQDEIFNPAYNRNAQLTLSGGSERTQFAVSGGFTRTDGIVIGSAFDRFSGKINLDHQINDKVRVGNSLLVSRTTENISFNDNSRGVVFSALTFAPAAPVRNADGSFAGPQEEIQLLFQNPVSRALETEDINRKTRLLANFYLEADLFPWLKYRTEAGTDLLFASQSTFLPAFSRGIVSQRSSLRLGENKNRFWINKHLLTFDKQLNENNRITVLAGFEAQEGGYEFSSASRLDLPNNENIALNLGNAAVQDNNGGAGDFALVSYFGRANYSFSDRYQVTATLRTDGSSRFGPNNRYGVFPSAAFAWRVSNESFLANWEKLDNLKVRIGYGGTGNQEIGFYSYQSTVGQYTAVQGDQITGAFTLNNIANPNVKWESSVQTNLGIDIGLFNNRLEIIADVYSRKAEDNLLPALLPGTTGGLSAPFVNVGEILNQGFELTINTQNTTGALDWSTSFNFTRSTNEVKNLGDNGSLVASVEGIPVTRTVVGRPISQFYGYVREGIFQSVAEVAEAPFQSADTRAGDIKFADLNDDGVIDAADQTFIGNPLPDFTANINNRLSYKGFDMNFLFQGVFGNDLLNLVRRRTDRFEGFGNQSIRALEVWTPTNPSTTEPRSAFFDPNNNTRISTRFIEDGTFVRLKNISLGYTFPQLLLKKMKMENLRVYLSGQNLVTWTEYSGYDPEVGSFNQNPLINGVDNGRYPLARSVTFGLNANF